A genomic window from Ruminiclostridium cellulolyticum H10 includes:
- the prfA gene encoding peptide chain release factor 1 → MFDKLQAAEDRYEEISHKLSDPDVINNQDEYKKYMKECSDLEEIVQKYREYTKVTKEIEEARELLEQTLDKDFREMVQQEFQEAQEKLEVIKRQLKILIVPKDPNDDKNVIVEIRGGAGGEEAALFAGVLFRAMAKYAEKKRWKYEILDSNPTELGGFKEVVFTIEGKGAYSRLKFESGVHRVQRVPSTESSGRIHTSTITVAVLPEVEEVDVDINPSDLRIDTYRASGAGGQHINKTDSAIRITHMPTGIVVSCQDERSQHKNKDKAMKILRSKLYEIAQEQQINEVAQDRKNQVGTGDRSERIRTYNYPQGRVTDHRINLTLYKLEQVLDGDLDELIDALITTDQSEKLGSGSDDEG, encoded by the coding sequence ATGTTTGACAAACTTCAGGCTGCAGAAGATAGATATGAGGAAATAAGCCACAAGCTTAGTGATCCCGATGTCATTAATAACCAGGATGAGTATAAAAAATATATGAAAGAGTGTTCCGATCTGGAAGAAATCGTTCAGAAATACAGGGAATACACGAAAGTAACAAAAGAAATTGAAGAGGCAAGAGAACTTCTGGAACAGACTCTGGACAAGGATTTCAGAGAAATGGTTCAGCAGGAGTTCCAAGAGGCTCAGGAAAAACTTGAGGTAATAAAAAGACAGCTGAAAATATTGATTGTCCCAAAGGATCCCAACGATGATAAAAACGTTATCGTTGAAATCCGTGGGGGAGCCGGCGGTGAAGAAGCTGCATTATTTGCGGGAGTGCTTTTCAGAGCCATGGCAAAGTATGCAGAAAAGAAACGCTGGAAGTATGAAATATTGGACTCCAATCCTACCGAATTGGGAGGTTTTAAGGAAGTTGTATTTACCATAGAAGGAAAAGGTGCATACAGCAGGCTTAAATTTGAAAGCGGAGTACACAGGGTTCAAAGAGTTCCTTCCACAGAATCAAGCGGCCGTATTCATACATCAACCATAACTGTTGCCGTTTTGCCGGAAGTTGAGGAAGTTGATGTAGATATCAATCCAAGCGATTTGAGAATTGACACCTATAGAGCCAGCGGTGCAGGAGGGCAGCACATAAACAAAACAGACTCTGCAATAAGAATAACTCATATGCCCACAGGAATTGTTGTAAGCTGTCAGGACGAACGTTCACAGCATAAAAATAAGGATAAGGCTATGAAAATACTCCGCTCAAAGCTGTATGAAATAGCACAGGAACAGCAGATAAACGAGGTTGCTCAGGACAGGAAGAATCAGGTTGGAACAGGAGACAGAAGTGAAAGAATCAGAACCTATAACTACCCGCAGGGACGTGTAACCGACCACCGTATCAATCTTACACTGTACAAGCTAGAACAGGTGCTTGATGGAGATCTTGACGAACTGATTGATGCCCTCATAACAACTGATCAGTCCGAAAAGCTGGGAAGCGGTTCTGATGATGAGGGTTAA
- a CDS encoding ZIP family metal transporter: MEHILKITIVGLISGITGTGIGGLIAFFVDRKISNRLLSSILEFSAGLMTSVVCFELVPEAVKISGLNLTVIGIGLGILVVILLDDMVKRLDSVKNTKGNSGLLRTGILVSIGLALHNLPEGFAVGSGFEASVKLGITLTIIIVIHDVPEGIAMALPMKIGGFSAKKAFLLTVLSGVPMGLGAFVGAVLGHVSQQFIALCLGFAGGAMLYVVFGELIPESKRIYVGRMSSVGNILGIVCGIIITMLN, from the coding sequence GTGGAACATATTTTAAAAATAACTATTGTAGGCTTGATATCAGGCATTACCGGAACAGGTATTGGCGGGTTGATAGCTTTTTTTGTGGATAGAAAGATAAGTAACAGGCTGCTTAGCTCGATATTGGAGTTTTCAGCAGGACTAATGACGTCTGTAGTATGCTTCGAACTTGTTCCCGAAGCTGTCAAGATTTCCGGGCTGAATCTGACTGTTATAGGAATAGGTTTAGGAATACTAGTTGTGATACTCCTTGACGATATGGTAAAAAGGCTTGATAGTGTGAAAAATACAAAAGGCAACTCAGGTTTGCTGCGAACGGGAATACTGGTGTCGATAGGACTTGCACTTCATAACCTGCCCGAAGGATTTGCTGTTGGTTCAGGGTTTGAAGCGTCTGTCAAGCTTGGGATTACCCTTACAATTATAATTGTCATCCACGATGTACCGGAAGGTATTGCAATGGCACTTCCCATGAAAATAGGAGGCTTTTCTGCAAAAAAGGCTTTTCTGTTGACTGTATTGTCAGGGGTACCAATGGGTTTGGGTGCTTTTGTAGGAGCAGTTCTTGGTCATGTCTCCCAGCAATTTATTGCACTATGCCTTGGATTTGCCGGAGGAGCCATGCTTTATGTAGTGTTCGGTGAGCTTATTCCTGAATCTAAGAGGATTTATGTGGGAAGAATGTCGTCGGTAGGTAATATATTGGGAATAGTATGTGGTATAATAATAACGATGCTCAATTAG
- a CDS encoding L-threonylcarbamoyladenylate synthase, with protein MKTQVIKIDAENINENALKPAAEALKQGMTVAFPTETVYGLGANALDGIAVSKIFKAKGRPSDNPLIVHIADREKVSELTSFIPDKAVALMDKLWPGPLTLVMKKSSVIPKEITAGLDTVGIRMPEHPVALELIKLAGIPVAAPSANVSGKPSPTAAQHVLDDLDGKIEMIVDAGSSRVGLESTVLDVSSDPPVLLRPGGVTPCQIEEIIGHIEIDKTIMNKVTADNVPKSPGMKYKHYSPKAHVIIVESSDINKQAEVMCYLAEKYKKEGKKVGVCATDQTFDKYCLYDTISMGDRNHPETIASSLFSIFREFDGRRADIILAEAVDQNGVGLAIMNRMVKAAGYDIVKADLVNSIGG; from the coding sequence TTGAAAACACAGGTTATTAAAATAGATGCTGAAAATATCAACGAAAATGCGTTAAAGCCGGCAGCAGAGGCGTTAAAACAGGGTATGACCGTAGCTTTCCCGACTGAAACGGTGTACGGTTTGGGAGCCAATGCCTTGGATGGGATAGCTGTAAGCAAAATATTCAAAGCTAAGGGAAGACCTTCCGATAATCCTCTTATAGTACATATAGCGGACAGAGAGAAGGTTTCAGAGTTGACTTCCTTTATCCCTGATAAGGCGGTTGCATTAATGGACAAGCTTTGGCCGGGGCCGCTTACCCTTGTAATGAAAAAAAGCTCTGTTATTCCCAAGGAGATAACAGCGGGTCTGGATACAGTTGGCATAAGAATGCCGGAGCATCCTGTGGCTCTTGAGCTTATAAAACTTGCTGGAATTCCGGTCGCTGCTCCCAGTGCAAATGTTTCAGGTAAACCAAGTCCTACTGCGGCACAGCATGTACTGGATGACCTTGATGGGAAAATAGAAATGATAGTAGATGCAGGGAGCTCCAGAGTAGGACTTGAGTCTACAGTCCTTGATGTTTCGTCAGATCCCCCGGTACTTTTAAGGCCGGGAGGAGTAACACCTTGTCAGATAGAAGAGATTATAGGGCACATTGAAATTGATAAAACTATTATGAATAAGGTAACTGCTGACAACGTACCTAAATCTCCGGGGATGAAGTATAAACACTATTCACCAAAGGCTCATGTTATTATTGTTGAAAGTAGCGACATAAATAAACAGGCTGAAGTAATGTGTTATTTAGCTGAAAAGTACAAAAAGGAAGGCAAAAAAGTTGGAGTCTGTGCCACAGATCAGACTTTTGACAAGTATTGCCTTTATGACACAATTTCTATGGGAGACAGAAATCACCCCGAAACTATTGCATCAAGCCTGTTTTCAATTTTTAGGGAGTTTGACGGTAGAAGAGCTGATATTATTTTGGCAGAAGCTGTTGATCAGAACGGTGTAGGATTGGCAATAATGAATAGGATGGTAAAAGCAGCCGGATATGACATTGTGAAGGCAGACCTTGTTAATTCTATTGGAGGTTGA
- a CDS encoding low molecular weight protein arginine phosphatase — protein sequence MKENNPFSDSIKILFVCTGNTCRSCMAEGLMKEALKNSQHSKRIIAASRGISAFDGDSASGHSVKALKTLWDIDISSHKAKILTNTETEQADLILTMTRQHRDIIKNVYPQKKTQIFTLKEYVYPDLNPDSVGADIRDPYGMPYDVYEACARELQKCIKLLLNKLSFF from the coding sequence ATGAAGGAGAATAACCCATTTTCTGATTCTATAAAAATATTGTTCGTTTGTACGGGTAATACATGCCGCAGTTGTATGGCGGAAGGGCTGATGAAGGAGGCTCTTAAAAACTCACAGCATTCCAAGAGAATAATAGCGGCATCAAGAGGAATAAGTGCATTTGACGGTGACTCTGCTTCGGGACATTCAGTAAAAGCACTGAAAACCCTCTGGGATATAGACATATCATCGCACAAGGCCAAGATACTCACTAACACAGAAACTGAACAGGCAGATTTGATTTTGACAATGACAAGACAGCACAGAGATATTATTAAAAATGTATACCCACAGAAAAAAACTCAGATTTTTACATTAAAAGAGTATGTATATCCTGATTTAAACCCTGACAGCGTAGGGGCAGATATACGTGATCCCTACGGAATGCCGTACGACGTCTACGAGGCCTGTGCCAGGGAACTACAGAAATGTATAAAACTACTTTTAAACAAATTGAGTTTTTTTTGA
- the rpiB gene encoding ribose 5-phosphate isomerase B, with translation MIAIGSDHAGYLLKADIIKFLESKGLEVKDFGTNCPDSVDYPDYGRAVAEAVASKECEKGILICGTGIGISIAANKVPGVRAALCTDSYMAKMCRQHNDANIIAIGERVVGPGLAFDIIETWLETEFLGGRHQNRLDKISDIEKKYLTK, from the coding sequence ATGATTGCAATAGGAAGCGACCATGCGGGATATCTGCTAAAAGCTGATATTATAAAGTTTTTGGAAAGCAAGGGGCTTGAGGTAAAGGACTTTGGTACAAACTGTCCGGACTCAGTTGATTACCCTGATTATGGACGGGCTGTAGCGGAGGCTGTGGCAAGTAAGGAATGTGAAAAGGGTATTTTAATATGCGGTACCGGGATTGGAATATCAATAGCTGCCAACAAGGTTCCCGGTGTAAGAGCAGCGTTGTGTACCGATAGCTATATGGCAAAAATGTGCAGACAGCATAACGATGCCAACATAATCGCTATAGGCGAAAGAGTTGTAGGACCGGGACTTGCTTTCGATATAATTGAAACGTGGCTGGAAACAGAGTTTCTTGGTGGAAGGCACCAAAACAGGCTGGACAAAATTTCAGACATTGAAAAAAAATATTTGACAAAGTGA
- the upp gene encoding uracil phosphoribosyltransferase has product MENVFVFDHPLIQHKISLLRDKNTNTKEFRELVSEIAMLMGYEVTRNMPLKEVEIETPIGMAKTKVISGKKLGIVPILRAGLGMVDGMLRLIPMAKVGHIGLYRDPESLQPVEYYCKLPVDVEEREIVVLDPMLATGGSASAAIQFIKNRGVKNIKLMCLIAAKAGIERMQKDHPDVGIYCASVDEILNDHAYIVPGLGDAGDRLFGTK; this is encoded by the coding sequence ATGGAGAATGTATTTGTTTTTGACCATCCACTTATACAACATAAGATATCACTGCTTAGAGACAAGAACACAAATACAAAGGAATTCAGAGAACTAGTTTCAGAGATAGCAATGCTTATGGGTTATGAAGTAACCCGGAATATGCCGTTAAAAGAAGTGGAAATTGAAACTCCTATAGGAATGGCTAAGACCAAGGTTATTTCAGGAAAGAAACTTGGAATAGTTCCTATATTGAGAGCTGGTCTAGGAATGGTTGATGGTATGTTGAGACTTATCCCAATGGCAAAAGTAGGGCATATCGGTTTATACAGGGATCCCGAATCATTACAGCCTGTTGAATACTACTGCAAGCTTCCTGTTGATGTTGAAGAGAGAGAGATAGTTGTTCTTGATCCGATGCTTGCTACGGGTGGTTCTGCTTCAGCAGCTATTCAGTTTATTAAAAACAGAGGCGTAAAGAATATAAAGCTTATGTGCCTTATTGCTGCAAAAGCAGGAATTGAAAGAATGCAGAAGGATCATCCTGATGTTGGAATTTACTGTGCATCAGTCGATGAAATTCTTAACGATCATGCATATATTGTACCGGGACTTGGCGATGCAGGTGACAGATTATTTGGGACCAAGTAA
- a CDS encoding deoxycytidylate deaminase, translated as MRPSWDEYFMQIVELIKTRSTCLRRQIGAVIVKEKRILASGYNGAPVGCKHCSEVGCLREKLNIPSGQRHELCRAIHAEQNAIVQAAYSGTSVSGATLYVTNQPCVLCAKLAINAGIVRIVFNGDYPDELSMTLLSEAGIEVVRL; from the coding sequence ATGAGGCCGTCTTGGGATGAGTATTTTATGCAGATTGTAGAACTGATAAAGACCAGATCTACCTGCCTTAGAAGACAAATAGGTGCCGTTATCGTAAAAGAGAAAAGAATTCTTGCTTCCGGGTATAATGGTGCTCCGGTGGGCTGTAAGCACTGCTCAGAAGTCGGATGCTTGAGAGAAAAGTTGAATATCCCGTCGGGGCAGAGACATGAATTATGCAGAGCAATTCACGCAGAGCAGAATGCGATTGTTCAGGCTGCATATAGCGGAACCAGTGTAAGCGGAGCTACTTTATATGTTACAAATCAACCTTGCGTCCTATGTGCCAAACTAGCAATCAATGCGGGCATTGTCAGAATTGTATTTAACGGTGATTATCCGGATGAATTGTCAATGACGCTACTTAGTGAAGCCGGTATAGAGGTTGTAAGATTATAG
- the wecB gene encoding non-hydrolyzing UDP-N-acetylglucosamine 2-epimerase: MDRLKVMTIFGTRPDAVKMAPLVKELERCDKIDSVVCVTAQHREMLDQVLKMFEITPQHDLNIMQSRQTLTGITTRALEGLEKVMEQEKPDIVLVHGDTTTCFVGSLAAFYKQIAVGHVEAGLRTFDKFSPYPEEMNRKLTGSMADIHLAPTQTNKENLLREGVSRDSIYITGNTVNDALKTTVKEDYTFQCEELKGIDFKNKRIIAVTAHRRENLGEPLHNICRALAAIVDKYDDVELVYTVHLNPVVQDTAKEILGGKERVHLIPPLDVQDMHNLMARSYMIMTDSGGIQEEAPTLGKPVLVLRKETERPEAVKAGTVRLAGTVESEIIEHASKLLDDKEDYDKMAKAVNPYGDGHASERIVNVLLYHFGLTDEIPEEFSV; this comes from the coding sequence TTGGACAGACTAAAGGTAATGACAATATTCGGTACAAGACCCGATGCCGTTAAGATGGCACCTCTTGTCAAAGAACTGGAAAGGTGCGATAAAATTGATTCTGTTGTGTGTGTAACGGCTCAGCACAGAGAGATGCTTGACCAGGTACTCAAAATGTTTGAGATTACACCTCAGCATGATCTGAATATAATGCAGAGCAGACAAACCCTAACGGGTATTACCACAAGAGCTCTTGAAGGCCTTGAAAAAGTAATGGAACAGGAAAAACCTGATATCGTACTAGTACATGGAGATACTACAACGTGTTTTGTGGGCAGTCTTGCAGCTTTTTACAAACAGATTGCTGTGGGACACGTAGAAGCAGGCTTAAGGACATTTGACAAGTTCTCACCGTATCCGGAAGAAATGAATAGAAAGCTTACCGGGTCCATGGCTGATATTCACCTTGCACCAACCCAAACAAACAAAGAAAATCTTTTAAGAGAAGGTGTAAGCCGGGATTCAATTTATATCACGGGTAACACGGTAAATGATGCATTAAAAACAACTGTAAAGGAAGATTACACCTTCCAGTGTGAGGAACTTAAGGGTATCGATTTCAAAAATAAACGAATTATTGCTGTTACTGCCCACAGAAGAGAAAACCTCGGAGAACCCCTCCACAATATTTGCCGTGCACTTGCTGCTATTGTGGACAAGTATGACGATGTTGAACTGGTTTATACAGTACATTTAAACCCGGTTGTACAGGATACAGCCAAGGAGATACTTGGAGGAAAAGAAAGAGTTCACTTGATCCCTCCTTTAGATGTTCAGGATATGCATAACCTTATGGCAAGGTCATACATGATAATGACAGATTCCGGCGGAATTCAGGAAGAGGCACCAACTTTGGGCAAGCCGGTACTTGTATTAAGAAAGGAAACTGAAAGACCTGAGGCTGTTAAGGCAGGTACCGTAAGGCTGGCTGGAACAGTTGAAAGTGAAATTATTGAGCATGCGTCAAAGCTCCTTGATGACAAGGAAGACTACGATAAGATGGCAAAGGCAGTCAATCCATATGGTGATGGACATGCTTCCGAAAGAATCGTCAATGTGCTTCTGTATCACTTTGGTTTAACAGATGAAATACCTGAAGAGTTTAGTGTTTAA
- a CDS encoding OmpA/MotB family protein: protein MAKEKVVKDTSERYLLTYADLMNLLLILFIVLYSMSQVNTEKFQQLSQSLSSAFGNGETAYVIQGGSSGNSLIDFPATMPSPVIPSKIEDQQMEALEKEINSLVDSEGLKGNVAVTMQERGIVVTINEKILFKSGSAIIEPKDQDTVIKIGKDILSKIPNKHIRVEGHTDNVPMKSTLYASNWELSAGRAINVLKLLVEKGGINPKMIHPVPYGEYSPLVPNTTDANRAKNRRVDIVILRDSSSKGEANTDNNESSIAK, encoded by the coding sequence ATGGCCAAGGAAAAAGTTGTTAAGGATACTAGTGAGCGTTATCTTCTGACATACGCCGACCTGATGAACCTTTTGTTAATTCTTTTTATAGTATTGTACTCCATGAGCCAGGTTAACACCGAAAAGTTCCAACAGCTCTCACAATCACTTAGTTCTGCCTTTGGTAACGGAGAAACAGCTTATGTAATTCAAGGAGGCAGTTCAGGAAATTCTTTAATTGATTTTCCGGCTACCATGCCGTCTCCGGTAATACCATCAAAGATTGAAGACCAACAGATGGAGGCCTTGGAGAAGGAGATAAATAGTCTTGTAGACTCTGAAGGTTTAAAGGGAAATGTAGCAGTAACCATGCAGGAACGCGGTATAGTTGTTACTATAAATGAGAAAATACTGTTTAAAAGCGGAAGTGCTATAATAGAGCCAAAAGATCAGGATACGGTAATAAAAATAGGAAAAGACATCTTGAGTAAAATTCCAAACAAACATATCCGTGTTGAGGGTCATACTGACAATGTCCCAATGAAAAGTACCTTATATGCATCAAACTGGGAATTGTCCGCGGGAAGAGCAATAAATGTTTTGAAGCTTCTGGTTGAAAAAGGCGGTATTAATCCAAAAATGATTCATCCTGTGCCATACGGTGAATATTCACCGTTAGTTCCAAATACTACGGACGCTAACAGAGCAAAGAACAGAAGAGTCGACATAGTAATACTGAGAGATTCTTCAAGCAAGGGTGAAGCAAATACGGATAATAATGAAAGCTCGATAGCTAAATAG
- a CDS encoding motility protein A: MDITTIIGLILGIGGVLGGYIEEGGNLGALLKIGPFLIVFGGGFGATLVAFPLSEIKKMLSTINMLFIQKKYNEIDIINELADLSEKARKDGLLSLEQDAQTNKNELIRKGLALVVDGIETEVIKDILARETELQEEIYESGVKIFEAMGGTWPAMGVCGTVMGMISILKDLSDSDALGPKISGAFIATMLGVGTANLIWLPFGTKIKSKAARETMINEIIIEGLLSIQAGENPRIIKEKLNLNLMEKLSGAKNKSAVAAEEGAEA; this comes from the coding sequence ATGGATATTACAACCATAATAGGTTTGATTCTAGGTATTGGTGGGGTTCTTGGAGGCTATATAGAAGAGGGAGGTAATTTAGGTGCCCTTCTTAAAATAGGTCCGTTTCTAATTGTTTTTGGCGGAGGTTTTGGTGCAACACTGGTTGCATTTCCTTTATCTGAAATAAAGAAAATGCTTTCCACAATAAATATGCTATTTATTCAAAAGAAGTATAACGAAATAGATATTATAAATGAATTAGCAGACCTTTCCGAAAAAGCCAGAAAAGATGGTTTGCTTAGTCTTGAGCAGGATGCCCAGACCAATAAGAACGAACTGATTAGAAAAGGTTTGGCTCTAGTTGTTGACGGTATAGAAACAGAAGTAATAAAGGATATACTTGCAAGAGAAACTGAACTTCAGGAAGAAATATATGAGTCAGGTGTAAAAATATTTGAGGCTATGGGTGGTACCTGGCCTGCCATGGGAGTTTGCGGAACAGTTATGGGTATGATCAGTATACTTAAAGATCTGTCGGACTCTGATGCACTTGGACCCAAAATATCAGGTGCCTTTATTGCAACAATGCTTGGTGTTGGTACCGCAAACCTTATATGGTTGCCATTTGGAACAAAAATAAAATCTAAGGCTGCTCGTGAAACAATGATTAATGAGATAATTATTGAGGGTTTGTTATCCATACAGGCGGGAGAAAATCCACGTATTATCAAGGAAAAACTTAATCTTAACCTTATGGAGAAGCTTAGTGGTGCTAAAAACAAATCAGCAGTAGCTGCGGAAGAAGGAGCTGAGGCATAA
- a CDS encoding F0F1 ATP synthase subunit A encodes MGEKLTHAMESHTAFYLKLFGLKIPVSDLVVTMWIIMAIMIVLAIVLTRKLSLIPNKRQNVAEIIVEFINNLVKDAIPHHWKAFAPYLGTVMLFLILANTVSIFNIIPGGEEGFKLRPPTRNINVTVCLAVMSICVVIYAGIRYNGVGGWIKSFAKPTPVMLPFNILDYLIKPTSLALRLFGNILGAFIVMELIYMAFPIFAPAVLSCYFDLFDGILQAYVFMFLTSIYISEALE; translated from the coding sequence ATGGGAGAAAAACTAACTCATGCAATGGAATCACACACTGCATTTTATTTGAAACTATTTGGATTAAAAATTCCAGTTTCTGATCTTGTAGTTACTATGTGGATTATAATGGCTATAATGATTGTCCTTGCTATTGTTTTAACGCGTAAGCTTTCTTTAATTCCAAATAAGAGACAGAATGTTGCAGAAATAATCGTAGAGTTTATTAATAATTTGGTTAAGGATGCAATTCCTCATCACTGGAAAGCATTTGCACCATATCTAGGTACTGTTATGTTATTCTTGATTTTAGCAAATACAGTTTCAATATTTAATATTATTCCCGGAGGAGAAGAAGGCTTCAAATTAAGACCTCCTACAAGAAATATAAATGTTACTGTATGTTTGGCGGTAATGTCAATCTGTGTAGTGATTTATGCAGGAATAAGATATAATGGAGTAGGTGGCTGGATTAAGAGCTTTGCCAAGCCAACACCAGTAATGCTTCCTTTTAATATTCTTGACTACTTAATAAAACCGACATCACTGGCATTACGTCTCTTTGGAAATATATTAGGTGCATTTATAGTAATGGAGCTTATTTATATGGCATTTCCGATATTTGCACCAGCAGTATTAAGCTGTTATTTTGATTTATTTGATGGCATTCTTCAAGCATATGTGTTTATGTTTTTGACTTCTATATATATTTCAGAGGCATTAGAATAA
- the atpE gene encoding ATP synthase F0 subunit C: MAGTGIIAIAAAIAAFTGIGAGIGISLATGKAVEGIARQPEAAGSIRTSLLLGAALAEATAIYGLVVALVLVFLKM; the protein is encoded by the coding sequence ATGGCAGGAACAGGTATAATAGCAATAGCAGCTGCTATTGCAGCATTTACAGGTATTGGTGCAGGAATAGGTATTAGCTTGGCAACAGGTAAAGCTGTTGAAGGAATCGCTAGACAACCAGAGGCAGCAGGTTCAATTAGAACATCGCTACTTCTAGGTGCGGCTCTTGCAGAAGCAACCGCTATCTATGGCTTGGTAGTAGCTTTGGTACTGGTTTTCTTAAAAATGTAA
- the atpF gene encoding F0F1 ATP synthase subunit B: MLKPDGYTFIFVALNLIILFLFMRKFLFKPVTNLMEERKSSIEQGLKDADNAKLEATEARKKYDEQIKNIKLDGDKLLNEARARAAREYDEILASAKRDALAIVEKGREEVERERAEMLKQVKQQIAVLAISAATKVVQQNMDSETNKSLVDKFIDEAGVA; this comes from the coding sequence ATGTTAAAGCCTGATGGGTATACATTTATATTTGTTGCTTTAAACCTAATAATCTTGTTTTTGTTTATGAGAAAATTCCTTTTTAAACCTGTTACAAATCTCATGGAAGAGAGAAAAAGTTCCATAGAACAGGGGTTAAAGGATGCTGATAATGCAAAATTAGAAGCAACTGAAGCACGCAAGAAATATGATGAACAAATAAAAAACATAAAACTAGATGGTGACAAATTACTGAATGAAGCAAGGGCCAGAGCCGCACGTGAGTATGATGAAATACTCGCATCTGCTAAAAGAGATGCTTTAGCAATAGTAGAAAAAGGCCGCGAAGAGGTTGAACGTGAAAGAGCTGAAATGCTAAAGCAGGTAAAACAGCAGATAGCTGTCCTTGCTATTTCAGCGGCTACAAAAGTTGTTCAGCAGAATATGGATTCTGAAACGAATAAGAGTCTGGTGGACAAATTTATTGATGAGGCAGGTGTTGCTTAA
- the atpH gene encoding ATP synthase F1 subunit delta produces the protein MPLVEKRYAQALLELSGSDINSIKEEFGDFTNLYNSDKDFRDFLNNPVVKTDKKQALIRSVFTDRLSKNMLNMILLLVSKHRTAEIPGIFNQFIQMANETANVLDMKIIMAAPMDEVQLETLREKFKKKYNAVAVNSTEIVDESLIGGLKVIIGDKVYDGSVKGRIESLTEIVSV, from the coding sequence ATGCCACTTGTAGAAAAAAGGTATGCACAGGCACTGCTGGAATTGTCCGGTTCAGATATTAATTCTATAAAAGAGGAATTTGGAGATTTCACCAACTTATATAATTCCGACAAGGACTTCAGAGACTTTTTGAATAACCCTGTTGTAAAAACGGATAAAAAGCAGGCTCTTATCAGAAGTGTATTTACTGACCGGTTAAGCAAAAACATGTTGAATATGATATTGCTTCTGGTTTCCAAACATCGTACGGCTGAGATTCCCGGGATATTTAATCAGTTTATTCAGATGGCAAACGAAACAGCGAATGTACTGGATATGAAGATAATAATGGCTGCACCGATGGATGAAGTTCAATTGGAAACTTTAAGGGAAAAGTTCAAAAAGAAATATAATGCAGTAGCAGTAAATTCCACTGAAATTGTAGACGAATCACTTATTGGCGGATTAAAGGTAATAATCGGTGACAAGGTTTATGATGGAAGTGTAAAAGGCAGGATTGAATCATTAACTGAGATAGTCAGTGTTTAA